AGAGTGAGAGGCAATGCTTAGCCGAAGAGAAGCGCTCGCATTTTTCGAATCATTAGAATTAATTATTTTCGCCCTGTGCAATTCTCGGATTTACTTAAAAAAATAAACACTTGGCGCCAACGCCACATCAGCAACAAAAATTTTCTCATTGTTGTCAGCATCCTTGTAGGAGTTGTCGCGGGGCTTGCAGCCATCCTCTTAAAGACAGTAGTTCATTATATCCAGCACTTTCTTCATTGGATTTTAGAAGATGAAAAATTCAACTTTCTTCTTTTTGTTTTCCCTTTGATTGGAATTCTTCTCACCGTTTATTATGTGCAGCGTTTCAGAAAGGGAAAGATCGGAAGAGGTGTATCCAATATTCTTATTTCTATCGCGAAACGTTCGAGTAATATTGAGCGTGATAAAACTTATTCGCACATGATAACAAGTGCACTCACAATTGGTTTTGGAGGTTCTGCCGGACTGGAAGCCCCGATTGTTGTCACAGGCGCAGCCATCGGTTCAGTTTCGGCAAAAGATTTAGGAATGAATTACCGCGAGCGCACACTTTTGCTTGCTTGCGGGGTTGCCGCAGGAATTTCCGCCATCTTCAACAGCCCGATTGCTGGAGTTTTGTTTGCTGTGGAAGTAATTCTATATGAGTTCACGATTCCCGCTTTTATTCCCTTGCTTATTTCTTCTGCAACCGCCTCTGTATTATCAAATCTTCTTTATAAAGACCAGCTTTTTTTCCTTATCACCAAGGGCTGGCACATGAATGCGATTCCATTTTATATTCTGCTGGGAATATTGATGGCATTAATTTCTGTTTATGTTACGCGCACAGCCATTTTGGTAGAAGGTTTTTTTAAGTCAAAGAAAAAACCATACCTGAAAGCAATCATTGGTGGAGTAATTCTTGGCGGAATGATTTTTATACTTCCCCCGCTTTACGGAGAAGGATATAATTCGGTGAAAAACCTTCTGGCGGGAAAATATGAACTCTTGCTCAACAACAGTTTGTTTACAGGATTTTCAGGCAACGCATGGTTTATTGTTCTCATCGCTACGATAATTATTCTTGTGAAAACTGCTGCCATGTCAATTACGATTGGCGCAGGGGGGAACGGAGGAATATTCGCTCCTTCACTTTTTATCGGAGCTATGACAGGATTTGTTTTCGCTCACACCATAAATCTTCTGGGTATTATTGAGCTTACGGAAGCCAATTTCATTGTAGCTGGAATGGCTGGAGCGCTCAGCGGAGTAGTGCATGCTCCTCTCACTGCCATATTTCTCATAGCGGAAATTACGGGCGGATATGTTTTATTTGTTCCGCTCATGATCGTTTCATCCATTTCCTATCTCATCACCAAATATTTTGAACCGTATTCCATTTATATGAGGAAATTGGTGGAGAAAGGTTTGCACAAAAGAGACAGAGACAAAATTGTACTGAATAAAATCAAATTAAGGAATATGGTGGAAACAGATTTTGTGTATGTGACAGAAACGAATACTCTGGGGGAGCTAGTTGATAAGATTGCTCATTCAAAAAGAAATATTTTTCCGGTATTGGATGAAGGCAAACATTTGCTCGGAGTTGTTTTGCTTGACAGTATTCGTGAAGTCATGTTCCATCACGAACAATACGAAACCAATCACGTGAAAGATTTGATGATGCAATCACCCTGTATTCTTGATGTGAACGAAGAAATGCATGATGTGATGAAAAAATTCGATACCTATAATTCATGGAATCTTCCGGTTACTGAAGAAAATAAATACATCGGCTTTGTTTCCAAGTCAGCCATCTTTACTAAATACCGCTCACTTCTCATCAAGCAATCGGAACAACCGTTTAATTAAGTTTCCTATTTTTGCCGCAAATAAAATTTACACTATGAAAAAATTATCCTTACTCTTCTTCTTATTCATCGCGTCAGCAATCGCGTTTTCATTCACACGCTCAACTTCTGACTTTGAAGGCAAAGTGGTTTACTCGATTGATTTTGTCAACTCAAGCATGCCTGCTCAGGCGAAAAGCATGATGGCGGGAAGCACGGCAACAATATATATCAAAGGCACAAAATCCAGAAGCGACATGAACATGGGACCGCAGACAACCACTTCGATCTATGATTCCAAAACAAATACATCTGTTATGCTGATGGAAGTGATGGGCAGTAAATACAAAATCAAAACCGAACCTACAAAAAAAGAAGAGAAAAAACCGGAAGTGAAAGTAAATGTGACCAGCGAAACAAAAACCATCGCGGGCTACTCCTGCAAAAAAGCAGAAGTGACTGTTACGGATTCAAAAGGAACTTCGCATGCCACCAACATCTGGTTCACAGAAGAAATTTCAAACCACATGAATAGCAGCAATGAAAATGGCGCTCAGTTTAAAGACATCAAAGGAATGCCTCTTGAATATGAAGTGCAGGCGCAAAATGGAATGAGCATGAAGATGACTGCCACCTCCGTGAGCAAAGAAACTGTTGCTGACAGCAAGTTTGAGATTCCATCCGACTACAAGGAAACCACGATGGAAGGCATGCAGAAAGAAATGATGCAGAAGATGCAGGGCGGTCAGCATTAATTTTCTTTTCAAAGTTAATTTCATAAAGAACTGCCACAACAGGCAGCATCTTTTCTTTTTCTCTGACAAATAATCCCGTATTATTTATCATCCTGCCATATTGGGTTTCTCAAATCACCCTGCACCAAATTTGATTATCTTCGGCATCCTGATTTGACAATCTGTGTTACAACTAATCGGAAAAATATTCGGCAACAAAAACGAGCGTGATCTGAAGCCGCTTTGGCCTATCGTGGACCAGGTGAGCGCTGAATGGGAAAAGCTTAAAGGTATTTCCAATGATGAGTTGAGAGCTAAAACAGCCGATTTCAAAAAAAGAATTACCGATTACGTTGCCAAAGAGAAAACGGAGATTGCCGAACTGAAAGGGCAAGGAGAGCAGGAAGAGAACATGGAAACGAAAGAATCCATTTACTCAAAAGCCGATACGCTTGAAAAAGAAATCAAGAAAAAAATAGAAGAAGTCCTGACCGAAATTCTTCCCGAAGCATTTGCTGTGATTCGCGAAACCGCCAGGCGCTTCAAGGAAAATAAATTTTTAGAAGTAACCGCCACGCAGACAGATAAAGATTTTGCAGCGAAAAAAAATTATATCCAGATAAGCGGAGACAAAGCAAAATGGAACAACGCATGGCCTGTGCGCGGACACGAAATTCCCTGGGACATGGTGCATTACGATGTGCAGCTTATTGGAGGTGCGGTTCTTCACCAAGGGAAAATTTCAGAGATGGCAACGGGCGAGGGAAAAACATTGGTCTCAACCCTTCCCGTTTATCTCAACGCTCTGGCGGGCTACGGAGTGCATTTAGTAACCGTAAATAATTATTTAGCAAGGCGCGATGCCGAATGGAACGGAACGCTGTTTGAATTTCATGGGCTCACGGTAGATTGCATTGACAATCACGAACCCAATTCTCAGGCGCGGAGAAACGCTTACCTCGCTGATATCACTTACGGAACGAACAATGAATTCGGCTTTGATTATTTGCGCGATAACATGGCACGCTCACCCGAAGATCTGGTTCAGCGCGGACATCACTTCGCCATTGTGGATGAGGTGGATTCTGTTTTGATTGATGATGCACGAACACCGCTCATCATATCAGGACCCACGCCAAAAGGAGACAACCAGCTTTTTGCGGAAATGAAACCGAAGGTGGAGAAACTCGTGAACGCACAGCGCAGTTACATCAATACCATTCTTTCCGATGCTAAAAAATTAATTGCCGATGGAAAAGCAGGAGAGAAAGAAGGCGATGGCGGACTGGCTCTCCTTCGCGCTCACCGTGGATTGCCAAAGAATAAAGCGCTCATAAAATATCTCAGCGAGCAGGGAAACAAAGCCATTCTTCACAAGGTGGAAGGATATTATCTGCAGGACCAGCAGAAGGAAATGCACAAAGCAGATGTTCCGCTTTACTTTGTGATCGATGAAAAGAACAATACGGTGGACTTAACGGAAAAAGGAATTGACCTCATCACTTCCGCTTCTGATGACGCAAAGTTTTTCGTGCTGCCCGATGTGGGCGCAGAAATTGCCGATATAGAAAAATCTTCTCTTCCCGAAGAGGAAAAAAGAAAAAAGAAAGAAGTGCTGATGCGCGATTTCGCCATTAAATCAGAGCGCGTGCATACCATCACCCAGCTTTTGAAAGCCTATACGTTGTTTGAGATAGATGTGGAATATGTGGTGATGGAAGGAAAAATCAAGATCGTTGATGAGCAGACAGGGCGTATTCTTGACGGCAGAAGATATTCTGACGGACTTCATCAGGCAATTGAAGCGAAAGAAAATGTGAAAGTGGAAGCGGCAACACAGACCTACGCCACTGTAACGCTTCAGAATTATTTCCGCATGTATCATAAACTCGCGGGCATGACAGGAACTGCGGAAACGGAAGCAGGCGAGTTCTGGAAGATTTATAAACTGGAAGTTGTAGTCATCCCGACAAATAAAGAATGCGTGCGCAAGGACATGGAAGACCTTGTGTACAAAACCACCCGCGAAAAATTTAACGCGGTGATAGAAGAGATCGAGAAACTGGTGAAAGCAGGAAGACCCATTCTTGTTGGAACCACTTCGGTGGAGATTTCGGAACTGCTGAGCAGAATGCTGAAGATGAAAGGCATCCGGCACAATGTCCTCAATGCGAAGATGCACCAGAAGGAAGCCGAGATTGTTGCCGAAGCCGGCACTTCAGGAACCGTAACCATCGCCACCAACATGGCAGGGCGCGGAACAGATATCAAACTCACGCCCGAAGTAAAAACCGCAGGCGGTCTTGCCATCATCGGAACGGAGCGGCACGAATCAAGGCGCGTTGACAGGCAGTTGCGCGGACGTGCAGGAAGACAAGGCGACCCCGGCTCATCACAATTTTTTGTTTCGCTGGAAGATAACCTGATGCGCCTTTTCGGTTCGGACAGAATTGCGAAGCTGATGGACAGCATGGGACATGAAGAAGGACAAATGATTCAGCATTCGATGGTGACAAAATCCATTGAGCGCGCGCAAAAGAAAGTGGAAGAAAATCATTTCGGAACACGAAAACGTTTGATCGAATATGATGACGTGATGAACTCGCAGCGCGATGTGATTTACACTAAACGCAGACACGCACTTTTCGGAGAACGGCTTTCGCTGGATATCGCCAACATGCTTTTTGATGTTGCCACCGCCACCGTAAGCGACTATCACACAGCGCAGGATTTTGAAGGTTTGAAATATGAACTCCTGAAAGTGATGTCGGTGGATTGTCCGATAGATGAAAAAGAATTTCTGCAGGCATCCACCGAAGAATCCACGCATAAAATTTACGAACTCGCTTTTAACGGATACAAGCACAAGCGCGAAGCTATCGCTCAGCAGGCGTTTCCTGTCATCAAAAATGTTTTCGAAACACAGGGAGCGCAGTATGAAAACATTGTGGTGCCGTTCACCGATGGATTGAAAGCATTGCAGGTGGTTGCCAACCTGAAAAAATCTTACGATAGCCAGGGGAAACATGTGGTGCTGGATATGGAAAAAGGAATCATGCTTGCCATGATTGACGATGCATGGAAAGAACATTTGCGCGAGATGGATGACCTGAAACAAAGCGTGCAGAACGCGGTGTACGAGCAGAAAGACCCGCTCCTTATTTATAAATTTGAATCGTTCAACCTCTTCAAGCAAATGCTGGTGAGAATGAACAAGGACATTATTTCTTTCCTTGTGAAAGCCACATTGCCGGGCGAACAGGCGCAAGTGCGGCAGGCAAACGCTCCGCAACGGATGGACACCAGCCGGTTAAAAATAGGAAGAGGACAGGGAATTGATGAAGCAAGGCAAAATACAAATGCTCAGAACGGAAATCCTACCACTGAAGAAAAGCAGCAGCCCGTGCGCGTTGAAAAACAAACCGGACGCAACGACCCATGCCCCTGCGGAAGCGGCAAGAAGTATAAGAACTGCCACGGGAAGTAAGTCCCAAGTCGGCAGTAGGCAGTAGGCAGTCGGCAATTCCAAGTTCCAAGTCGCATACTGA
This region of Bacteroidota bacterium genomic DNA includes:
- a CDS encoding chloride channel protein; the encoded protein is MQFSDLLKKINTWRQRHISNKNFLIVVSILVGVVAGLAAILLKTVVHYIQHFLHWILEDEKFNFLLFVFPLIGILLTVYYVQRFRKGKIGRGVSNILISIAKRSSNIERDKTYSHMITSALTIGFGGSAGLEAPIVVTGAAIGSVSAKDLGMNYRERTLLLACGVAAGISAIFNSPIAGVLFAVEVILYEFTIPAFIPLLISSATASVLSNLLYKDQLFFLITKGWHMNAIPFYILLGILMALISVYVTRTAILVEGFFKSKKKPYLKAIIGGVILGGMIFILPPLYGEGYNSVKNLLAGKYELLLNNSLFTGFSGNAWFIVLIATIIILVKTAAMSITIGAGGNGGIFAPSLFIGAMTGFVFAHTINLLGIIELTEANFIVAGMAGALSGVVHAPLTAIFLIAEITGGYVLFVPLMIVSSISYLITKYFEPYSIYMRKLVEKGLHKRDRDKIVLNKIKLRNMVETDFVYVTETNTLGELVDKIAHSKRNIFPVLDEGKHLLGVVLLDSIREVMFHHEQYETNHVKDLMMQSPCILDVNEEMHDVMKKFDTYNSWNLPVTEENKYIGFVSKSAIFTKYRSLLIKQSEQPFN
- a CDS encoding DUF4412 domain-containing protein, whose amino-acid sequence is MKKLSLLFFLFIASAIAFSFTRSTSDFEGKVVYSIDFVNSSMPAQAKSMMAGSTATIYIKGTKSRSDMNMGPQTTTSIYDSKTNTSVMLMEVMGSKYKIKTEPTKKEEKKPEVKVNVTSETKTIAGYSCKKAEVTVTDSKGTSHATNIWFTEEISNHMNSSNENGAQFKDIKGMPLEYEVQAQNGMSMKMTATSVSKETVADSKFEIPSDYKETTMEGMQKEMMQKMQGGQH
- the secA gene encoding preprotein translocase subunit SecA; protein product: MLQLIGKIFGNKNERDLKPLWPIVDQVSAEWEKLKGISNDELRAKTADFKKRITDYVAKEKTEIAELKGQGEQEENMETKESIYSKADTLEKEIKKKIEEVLTEILPEAFAVIRETARRFKENKFLEVTATQTDKDFAAKKNYIQISGDKAKWNNAWPVRGHEIPWDMVHYDVQLIGGAVLHQGKISEMATGEGKTLVSTLPVYLNALAGYGVHLVTVNNYLARRDAEWNGTLFEFHGLTVDCIDNHEPNSQARRNAYLADITYGTNNEFGFDYLRDNMARSPEDLVQRGHHFAIVDEVDSVLIDDARTPLIISGPTPKGDNQLFAEMKPKVEKLVNAQRSYINTILSDAKKLIADGKAGEKEGDGGLALLRAHRGLPKNKALIKYLSEQGNKAILHKVEGYYLQDQQKEMHKADVPLYFVIDEKNNTVDLTEKGIDLITSASDDAKFFVLPDVGAEIADIEKSSLPEEEKRKKKEVLMRDFAIKSERVHTITQLLKAYTLFEIDVEYVVMEGKIKIVDEQTGRILDGRRYSDGLHQAIEAKENVKVEAATQTYATVTLQNYFRMYHKLAGMTGTAETEAGEFWKIYKLEVVVIPTNKECVRKDMEDLVYKTTREKFNAVIEEIEKLVKAGRPILVGTTSVEISELLSRMLKMKGIRHNVLNAKMHQKEAEIVAEAGTSGTVTIATNMAGRGTDIKLTPEVKTAGGLAIIGTERHESRRVDRQLRGRAGRQGDPGSSQFFVSLEDNLMRLFGSDRIAKLMDSMGHEEGQMIQHSMVTKSIERAQKKVEENHFGTRKRLIEYDDVMNSQRDVIYTKRRHALFGERLSLDIANMLFDVATATVSDYHTAQDFEGLKYELLKVMSVDCPIDEKEFLQASTEESTHKIYELAFNGYKHKREAIAQQAFPVIKNVFETQGAQYENIVVPFTDGLKALQVVANLKKSYDSQGKHVVLDMEKGIMLAMIDDAWKEHLREMDDLKQSVQNAVYEQKDPLLIYKFESFNLFKQMLVRMNKDIISFLVKATLPGEQAQVRQANAPQRMDTSRLKIGRGQGIDEARQNTNAQNGNPTTEEKQQPVRVEKQTGRNDPCPCGSGKKYKNCHGK